From Aegilops tauschii subsp. strangulata cultivar AL8/78 chromosome 5, Aet v6.0, whole genome shotgun sequence:
AGTTTATTGATAAAATTAATGACCAAAATTAGACATAAAAATATGAAGTGGCCATGCATAAAAAACAAAAAGGAATGCACGTTTATTTGTTGTATGATCATCGGTACGGAAGGGAGCCTTTATCAAAGGGACCCAACCAAGAAAAGTAAAGGGACCCAACCAAGAAATCTACTGTTCATTTGTTGTATGATCATCGGTAGGGAAGGGAGCCTGTATCAAAGGGACCCAACCAAGAAAATGAAAAGGGACCCAACCAAGAAATCTACCGTCTTGAAGCGAAAGTCAAGCTTGTATCACGGAACTAGACGTTTATTTGATTGATAGGTCAGACAGGAAGCAAACAAGCAAACCAAATTATAGGTTTGGAAGTTAGAACTCGGAAAGGTTGTCCTGTGCATTGAGACTTGAGACCACCATATTACATACTCCTATAACACTTCATAATTAGCATACTAACCGTGTCAGGTAAAGGAAGCTATGTTTGCCAGGTATACTCTGGTTGGTAGTGTACCTAATGCGGATGCCCTTTCACAATATAACTGCCTCTAGTTTCCCTCGAAGAAAAATTACCTCTAGTTAGTAGGAGTAGCAATGTTGATACATCTCACTATCTCACCATACATACGGTACAGCAAACCTAGAGAATAATGCAAATGGGCACGAGTGCAAGTAGCCAGGAAGGAGTAGGACCAGCATAGCAGGGCACAGGGCCAATGGGCACGAGTGCAAGTAGCCAGGAAGGAGTAGGACCAGCATAGCAGGGCACAGGGCCGTTGATTGGATGGCACAGAGGATAAGGCGCGCAGACATGTGGTTGTTTATCTCGACCTTATCAGGATGCCGATGATGCGCAGGGGCTAATCGCCGCCGCGGAACATCAGCCACCCCTTCCACATCTTGTTGTTGCTCAGCAAGGGCCCAAGGGTTATATAAGCCTTGCTGACCCAACGCAGCAGTCCTCAAGCCAGAGTGCCTCCTCCTAGCAAGCTATATACCTACATAGTACAGCCATGGCCCCCACCGTGATGGCCTCGTCGGCCACCTCCGTCGCTCCTTTCCAGGGGCTCAAGTCCACCGCCGGCCTCCCCGTCAGCCGCCGCTCCAACGGCGCTAGCCTCGGCAGCGTCAGCAACGGTGGAAGGATCAGGTGCATGCAGGTAAACAACATCGTCTCTGTCTTTCTACTCATTTTCTAGCTGACGGACGGAAGTCAATAACATCAAATGTGTAGAACTAGAATTATAGTCTGTTAATGTATCAAAAATGTCAATCTGATCTGCAGGTGTGGCCCATCGAGGGCATCAAGAAGTTCGAGACCCTGTCTTACCTGCCACCGCTCAGCACGGAGGCCCTCCTCAAGCAGGTGGACTACCTGATCCGCTCCAAGTGGGTGCCTTGCCTCGAGTTCAGCAAGGTCGGGTTCATCTTCCGTGAGCACAATGCGTCTCCCGGGTACTACGACGGCCGCTACTGGACAATGTGGAAGCTGCCTATGTTCGGGTGCACCGACGCCACACAGGTGATCAACGAGGTGGAGGAGGTCAAGAAGGAGTACCCTGACGCGTATGTCCGCATCATCGGATTCGACAACATGCGCCAGGTGCAGTGCGTCAGCTTCATTGCCTTCAAGCCACCGGGCTGCGAGGAGTCCGGCAAGGCCTAAACAGCTCACTCACCACGGGCCACATATAAAGTGCCATTGCAGTTTTGTCAACTCTGACATTGCTTTGGGTTTTCCTTCTCCATTTGTCTTTCTTACTTGTTCCTAAGAATATGTGTATGTCCATGTTCATGTAACAACATGGCTCGAGAAAGCGTGCTCGTATGTGAATGCAATCGGTGGCTATGTATATGCACATGCACATAATATATTATACAATCTGTCGACTATGTATTCGGGTAATTAATAATGAGAAACATCTTTGCCACCGCACACGCACCTTTTATTTCCGTCGCCAGACATAGTTTATGTTGGAACGATGAGCAATCAAGAATAACACGGTAATTGTTCTTATACCAAAGGTGGAATCTGCCGAGCTCATTACACAGTACAGGCCCATTAGCTTGTGTAATGTTTTATATAAGGTAATCTTCAAAATGATAGCTCTCCGGCTAAAATCTATTCTAGATGATATCATCTCTCCGATACAGAGTGCCTTTGTACCGGGTCGACTCATTACATATAACATTTTGTTGGCTTATGAGAGTATTCATATAataaaaaaaataagaagaaaggCAAGTGGGGCTATTGCGCAGTTAAACTGGATATGCACAAGCCTATATGATAGGGTTGAATGGACTTTTTTAGCAGAATGATGACACGCTTAGGCTTTCATGTAGAGTTTGTAAATTGATGGCATGTGTCCAGTCAGTTAAATATAAGGCCAGATTCAATAATCAAGAAACATAATATTTTATTCCTGGAAGGGGACTCCGACAGGGAGCCCCCTATCTCCATATTTGTTTTTGATTTGTGCAGAAGGGCTTTCTAGTCTTCTGGCTCATAGAGAGGAGGTTCATGGCATTGAAGGTGTCAGGGTTTGCAAAAATGCACCATCAATTTCACATTTAGTTTTTGTTGATGACTCCCTTATCCTTATGAAAGCTGATATGAATAATGCAACCTCATTGAGACAGGTTCTAGATCAATATTGTGCAAGTT
This genomic window contains:
- the LOC109756851 gene encoding ribulose bisphosphate carboxylase small subunit, chloroplastic 3, translating into MAPTVMASSATSVAPFQGLKSTAGLPVSRRSNGASLGSVSNGGRIRCMQVWPIEGIKKFETLSYLPPLSTEALLKQVDYLIRSKWVPCLEFSKVGFIFREHNASPGYYDGRYWTMWKLPMFGCTDATQVINEVEEVKKEYPDAYVRIIGFDNMRQVQCVSFIAFKPPGCEESGKA